ccagattaccGTACGCACCGGTACcgctaatacccagcagcacatcctcttgcattgattaatgcctgtattcgtcgtggcatagaatccacaaattcatcaaggcacgttcgattcccggctgggtcggagattttctgcactcaccgaagtggcgtcaaatcgaaagacttgcacccggcggtctACCCGACTTgaggccctagtcaaacgacatttacatttattaaggaactgttggtccagatcgtcccactcctcaacggcgattcggtgcagatccctcagagtggttggtgggtcacgtcgtccataaacagcccttttgaatctataccaggcatgttcgaaagggttcatgtctggagaacatgctggccactctagtcgagcgatgtcgttattctgaaggacgtcattcacaagatgtgcacgatgagggtgcgaatagtcatccatgaagacgaatgtctcgccaatatgctggagatatggttgcactatcggtcggaggatggcattcaggtatcgcacagccgttacagcgccttccatgaccaccagaggcataCGTGGGCCACTCCGAAACAGCAGGCGACCTCCACCGTGGTGCAGTCGCTGATCCGTGTGTGTAAGGCGTTCTGCCtgcccgggttgcctccaaacacgtttccgacgattgtctggttgaaggcatatgcgacactcatcggtgaagagaacttaatgccaatcctgagcggtccattccgcatgttgttggccccatctgtaccgcgctgcatggtgtcgccgcgcgggattagccgagcggtctcaggcgctgcagtcatggattgtgcggctggtctcagcagaggttcgagtcctccctcgggcatgggtatgtgtgtttgtccttaggataatttaggttaagtagtgtgtaagcttagggactgacgacgttagcagttaagtcccataagatttcacacacattcgaacattttttttaattttttatttatttaattacttttttttttttttttttgcgtggtgtcgtggttgcaaagatggacctcaccgtttgcaaagatggacctcgccatggacgtcgggagtgaagttgtgcatcatgcagcctattgcgcacaatttgagtcgtaacacgacgctctgtggcggcacgaaaagctttattcaacatggttgcgttgctgtcagtgttcctctgagccataatccgtaggtagcggtcatccactgcacttgtagcccttgagcggcctgatcgaggcatgtcattgCCAGTTCTTGACactatgtatctcctccatctccgaacaacatcgctttggttcacttcgagacgcctggacacttcccttgttgagagctcttcctggcacaaagtaacgatgcggaagCGATCGTatcgcggtattaaccgtctaggcatggttgaactacagacaatctgagccgtgtacctccttcctggtggcatgactggagctgatcggctgtcggaccccgtccgtctaataggcgctgccgatgtgtttttgtttacatctttgggcgggtttaatgatatctctgaacagtcacagtgtctgtgtctgtgatacaatatccacagtcaacgtctgtcttcaggagttctgggaaccggggtgataatgttttcttgatgtgtgtatttttaaaaAGATGCACAAGCGTGTGACTTCAGCAAATAATATCGTATCTCGCTCTCTTTGCAGGAGCGGAAGTAGATGGGAGATCAGATAAAGAGGCACGGGGCGGTGTCCGTGGTGGATGTTTTGCGGCACAACGTGATGCTCCTCAGGCTGAGCGGCGCGTGGCCGCCAGAGGGGGCGCGCGCAAGTAGGTGGTCCCGGCTCTACCCGCTGTACACGGCCAGCATCTTCCTCAGCCAGGGACTCTGCATCGCCATGGGCCTGCTGCACGCCTACGAGTCGTGGGGCGACACCGACAGCATCATGCTCACGTTCGTCAACACGGCCACCCTGCTCGGCGGCGTCATCAAACTGGCGCACTTCTGCAGCCACGTCGCAGACTACCGCCAGCTGGTCACCGACCTCCGCGACGTCGTCCGCTTGCAATGGCCGGACTGCGAGCGGGACTCGGAGCTCATGGCCACATTCAGCGGCTCCTACCGCGGCGCCCTGAGGCTCACGTTCGGCATGATAACCTACCTCCACTTTGTGGGGCCCATCTGGTACGTGATGCCCGTAGTCGCCTGGGCCATGGGAGCGGAGGGGCGACATCTACCCTTCATCGACTTGCGGGGCACCGTAAAGGAAAATTACTCACTGTACCTCTTAATCTACCTGGTGCAGTGCCATTCCATTTTCTACTGGTGCTTCATCAGCCCCAGCCTAGACATGTTCTTCGTTACATGCATGATCCACGTGGCTGCTCAGCTTAGTATCCTCAACACGCGCCTGACCGACGTAGGAGGAAGTCAGGAAGCTGATGGTAACGATGCAGTGGCGCTTCCCAGAACTAGGAGAAAGATTCACTTCTGTCAAGAGCACACTCCCAAGCCAAACGTCTTCGAAGAACTACGGAAATGTGTCAACGATCATCAGCGTATCTTGAGGTAGGCAACAACAGCTTTATTGAAATTCTGTGACACTTCAGGTACAGGAGCACTGACCTAAGGCaacgtaagaaaaaaaaaagatgggcCAAGTGTGAGTAGAACTGCCgcactgagggttccatacaaactttatagtccggccccggtagctgagtggtcaacgcgacagtgtcaatcttaagggcccgggatCCATTGCCGGCTGGGTCGGCAATGGAtcactcagggactgggcgttgtgttgtcctaatcatcatcatttcatcccatggacgcgcaagtcgccgaagtgccgtcagatcgaaagacttgcacctggtgaacggtctacccgacgggacgccctagtcacacgacattttattttacaaattttattatCTATATATCTAGTTCATCCATCCGGAAAATCGAAAATTTCGACGAATTTcagctgttatcgatatcgatactggcaagatgttAGTTCTGGAAATTTCAAGACTATCAAAATCCCTACTGTAGTTCCTCAATTTATCCGAGATATATAAATAGAAGCGAGCAAGGGATTTCATTTTACATAcgtagagagagaagatttaataatacatttttaatttaCTTCCTAAAACATGACTGCTGTTTACATTTTATGTTTCTATGCAAAATTCTCGTCTATTATGCTTCCGACGGATGATAAAcgcaatgtatgttcaaatggcacAAGATATTTTCATCTCACATAATCACAGTTTAACAAGTTTCAAAATGTTTATTTTACTTCTACCGTGTAACATTGTTTCTTGTCGAATTTCATAGTTCTAGGTCAACGGGATGCGTCTGTAgggtttgatgagtgagtctgcgtgtatcgaaatatatgacagaattgaccgaatcttttgattgcattgacttagaagcttacagaTTTTATGCTGTCAAGGTGTCACAAACCTTAGTAACCTACACAAATTTGACTTTAATACTCCTAATTTTTCGAGGAAAAATGGGTGTTAACAGGAGgacagacgaacagacagacggatgataagaaaaaaaatcttcatgtaattacaaattaacaattttcgagttttttcctttactgtgaaactgtgaaaccttgctccttGCCAAGTTTTATGGTTCTGGGTCAATGGGTAGCACTCTATTAAGTTTTGACGAATGGGTTCAAATCAaaaggctccaagcactatgggatttaacatctgaggtcatcagtcccctagaattagaactacttaaacctaattaacctaaggacatcacacacatccatgcccgaggcaggattcgaacctgtgaccgttgcagcagcgcggttccagactgaagcgcttagaaccgctcggccacagtggcctgcAACGTATGGGTTAACGAGTATCAAAATTTATAATATAATTGACCGTACCTTTTGAGTAAAGTGACTTAGAAGGTTAAAATGTTttcaccaccaagggaccataggtcttcatatgtaacataaatttgagCTTGGTATGTCTACCCGTTTCTGCGACAAATGATTCTTAAAATTcaaacaaatcgacacacacaTAGACTGGAGACAAAGCGATCCCATAAAGGTTGCGTTTTTGTAAATTCAGGCACAGAACACTAATTTTAATTTCAGCAGGTGATTAACTGACTTATCGTGGCAATGGAGGACTTAAGATCTGCCTTCATGTTCTCTAGAAAATAGGGTATTGCTCATAATACGGCACCCGTAATATTTTACACACGATTCAAAATAGTTGGAGGGGAGTAAAACTTTCAATATTTTGTTATACAGGATTTCTGATGAAGTATAGTAAATATTTCACGTTACAATAGTACAGTGTAATAAGAACAAAACTTTTCATAGAATACGGTTATTGGAATACAGGTGTTAGAATAGCACCCTCTAACAAAAACAGTTACACACAAAAGATGTTCTGTAAAGATAAATGATTAGGTTTAAGACTGATTTTCATGAATTCCGCGTCCAACGTTGAGGCACTGTAGTGGCCAAGAGACCTTCTAACCACTTCATATCAGAGTAACatttgttaacctcttcatctcagcgtaacaCTTGAACCCTACAATCTCAGTTACTTTTTGgatatattacaatctctgtcttagTTCACGGTCTCTACGGTTCTCTCAAGTCCCATGGAAGTTTTCCCTCacgttttaacacatgtcctatcattctgtcctctCCTGTTGTCAGTGTTCTCATATGTTCCTGTCTTCACAAGTTCTGTGGAGAACCATCCGATTTCTTATCAGGCCGCTTAATTTTCAGCATACACCTGTAGCACCGGACCTCAAACAATTCTCATCGCTTCTTTTCTGGTTTCCGATCAGTCCATAATTCACCTCCATGCAATGATGTGCTCCGAGCGTacattgttaaaaatttcttcctcaaattgaggacaATATTTCATCCTAACAGAatcccttcacttcatctacttcgtggtcaccgaTTTGAATGTTGTATACAGCGCTACTTTTACTACTTCTTATTAGTTTCGTCTTTCGTCGATGTGTGCCCATTAAACTGATCATTCCATTCGACAGGTCTTCCAGTTCAAATTCTAATGTCATCAGTGTATTCCCGGTTGGGTAACACTCTCACATCCTAACACATTCACTGGGAACCTTAAAACTGTACTTGCATAGCGACTTTTAAACCCGTGCAGCCGAGTGGCTTTCTTTTGCTGCTCTAGCGCCTGCATGTTGGCATACAGGACCTGCGGGGTGTCAAAAGGGTTATCTACCTTTAGGCGCTAAAGCAGCAGCGGATCGCTAATCAGTAGAAGTATCTGTACAGCTACATTTTTATATCACTAAAGCAAGGTTAGTGGGTGACACCGACGTTACTGCCCATCTGGGGGATCAAAGAGGCACCGTTTGCCACCCTTTAATTCACGCATctgtgtcccctccccccccccccccccccaccaatcaaCCCTCGTGGATGAAAAAGCGTGAATACCCTTTGCTGATTCAGACCACAATCAAATTTTTGTAAGGCCATCCTTGTGATTGAAGGTTTGGAGACTTCGGCCGTTCGCCTACGAGGTGAGACTgcacacctgcagccgtcctttcgaGGTCATTCATTGTGTAGTTACCTGTTTCGGTGATtcaatacgccatcttcaggccttaacataCTCTGAGCGGGTGAACTCCCATCGTATGTACGATGCCATTAGTTGTCAACATTTATGAACTGATTTTCGTACACAGTGACAGCGATCTTGTGCCTGTAGCCATCGTATATACTAGGACCTctccccctcagcgtcagttaagtcctgaagatggtgtactgaatcaccgaaactggtagccatataataaatagcaCAGAAGTGGTGGCTACAggcgttccattttattacatacatttaaatttcgtcgaatggtttttaacgTTTCATAGTGATTCTACCCtgtagaacaaaacaaaaatagcGGCCGCGCTACACTCCAAAGAAGTCGGACCGCGTTCAAAGGGGGTTTCAGGTCTACAATTCCTTAGAGGTGGGTTGAATCGTCTGGGGGTCGTCAACAGTCTCCAAGGATGTCGAGAGCATCGCTGTGCTGTACATCTTAGTGCAAACTGTCGTTTTGTGCCAGAAACTTTGTGGGAATCTAAGCCTCAATGGAAAGGACTGTTTCAGTGCCGCCCTTTGTGCCACCTCCTGATGCTTTTTCTGGTCGATTTTCACCGGTGGTGTGTCGGCCACCAGTAAGAAACAATGGGCGCCGCGGTTTTGAACTCCACTGCAGAGGCTTCAAAGGAAGGGGTAAAATAAGGGTAAACGGGGTAtgtggtgttgtgtctagacaagacagcctagacacaatgagagcaagccgaaaggcaagcgctaagctaaagctggatggcgagaggtctgaaacaggatacgtaatgaatgctaaaaagaaaagtacatagcttctggaatacttaactttaatccatccttttggtacatctggagattgtggcgatacaagtgagactctttagacacATGCAGTGtttctaatggcgccttgctaggtcgtagccattgacttagctgaaggctattctaactattgggtcggctaatgagcaatgcttcgtccatgtagtcgctagcaaagtcgtccgtacaactggggcgagtgctagtccgtatctcgagacctgccttgtggtggcgctcggtctgcgatcacacagtggcgacacgcgggtccgacatgtactaatggaccgcggccgatttaaaactaccacctagcaagtgtggtgtctggcggtgacaccacattcctcccccgcaaatcggcgaacggtcgtgttataaggcttccgcccgccgtggggaggaccccatgttgacgtatgcgatgaggtggggagcctaacaacaggcgaggctatgccacccgcacccggccattcggtccgaggggagctaggaaacgcctgaaaacctagtccagggtgcacgtcaacatgcggcggatgcgcccgtaaagagacaggaggggccgaagggtcgacctccatggcgtcggggtactcgacgcgcgaagacgccatgtggtccagagcgggcaagagttccatggcggagggcggctggtcacgggaagcgatcggcggcgcgtaacccagggaggcgcccggcggcaccagcgaagcgtctaatgcgggcggcgtcggcgggagaacagacggcggcggcggcggctgcggcgcgtcgccatggggcaaaatggaaggcatcgtcggtaacacctggggatgaggcgagccagtagatgggtccccagggcgctgacctgacggcaccgtcgctgaaagcagacggggagcggcagaacccgtgcgacgacagaggcgcagctgattgagatgccgacgcacctcaccagaggcccccaaaaccaaatacattgcgcggccgaggcagcgaagaatgcaccctgcgagccaacgccgtgaaccgcgatagttgcgatagaatacaacgtcgcctggaggaaAAGCAGAagactgccgctgcacaggaacctgatgcggcagatgcagcaaagacatcaaggttcgatgaggacggccgtggagcaactcagccggcgagcgaccatctcggggcttagagcgatacgaagacaaaaagagcaacaatgcgtcctcccgagaatgcgactcttttaacttcaacatctgtgacttgaaagtccggaccaaccgtttgactgaggcgaaaacggcgcggatgtcagatgttaaataccattggccttgcagaaagactgaaattctgcagacatgaattgtgggccattgtcagaaacaatagtctgcggaagaccttcaatgcaaaagatagcagacaacgcttggatggtggcagttgacgtcgtggaagacatccggaccacaaaaggaaaattactgaaggcatctaccagaaccaaccatcgagcattccagaatggaccagcaaaatcgatgtgcaagtgttgccaaggggaagtggctttcggccatgcaaagactttccgcggcggtgcggattgttgttcggtacacgccatgcaagaagaacacatattcgtaatcgcagcatcgattccgaaccaagtacagtgctgacgagcaagttgtttcgttcgcactataccccaatgttcgTGGTGaggaagccgtaaaacagaggactgtaacgaacgtgggaccacgactcgggactgatctttgcgtgtttttggtacttgcattgtttaattcataaatttcgggcgtattatagtatttgagagtgtagcatcacgttttagtacctgaatagtgtaatttcgcttagtctccttccgccgccgggcagtgtcagcagtgtgcaagtagcagcattactgcatttactaggcaatcttgtattttaataaccgtttaaattttgtcgatttgtttgcgctctctgtagattagttcagacgttctttgcaaaacagtttttagcatggatagggactgcaactgctgtgttcggatgcaggctgagttggcatcccttcgctcccagcttcaggcagtgttggcttcggtcacacagcttgaggctgttggcaatgggcatcactgtgggggtccggatgggggtttgtcggggacggccagctcgtcccacgcatcccctgatcggactacgactgtggttgcccgggatactgcccgcattgaggctgatccctcacctgtggtagagtgggaggtcgtttcaaggtgtggcatggggcgaaagacattccggagggctgaacggaaagcctctccagtttgtctgacgaaccggtttcaggctctgtctcaggctgatactgatctttggcccgacacggctgcttgtcccgttccagaggttgcccctcagtctgcaagatccgggcagttgcagagggtgggcttactggtagttgggagctccaacgtcaggcgcgtaatggggccccttagggaaatggcagcaagagaggggaagaaaaccaatgtgcactccgtgtgcataccggggggagtcattccagacgtggaaagggtccttccggatgccatgaagggtacagggtgcacccatctgcaggtggtcgctcatgtcggcaccaatgatgtgtgtcgctatggatccgaggaaatcctctctggcttccggcggctatctgatttggtgaagactgccagtctcgctagcgggatgaaagcagagctcaccatctgcagcatcgtcgacaggactgactgcggaactttggtacagagccgagttgagggtctgaatcagaggctgagacggttttgcgaccgtgtgggctgcagattcctcgacttgcgccatagggtggtggggtttcgggttccgctggatagatcaggagtccactacacgcaacaatcggctacacgggtagcaggggttgtgtggcgtgggctgggcggttttttaggttagatggccttgggcaagtacagaaagggcaacagcctcaacgggtgcggggcaaagtcaggacatgcggggaccaagcagcaattggtattgtaattgtcaactgtcgaagctgcgttggtaaagtaccggaacttcaagcgctgatagaaagcaccgaagctgaaatcgttataggtacagaaagctggcttaagccagagataaattctgccgaaatttttacaaaggtacagacggtgtttggaaaggatagattgcatgcaaccggtggtggagtgttcgtcgctgttactagtattttatcctgtagtgaagtagaagtggatagttcctgtgaattattatgggtggaggttacactaaacaaccaaactaggttggctccttttaccgacctcccgactcagcagcattagtggcagaacaactgagagaaaatttggaatacatttcacataaattttctcagcatgttatagtcttaggtggagatttcaatttaccagatatagactgggacactcagatgtttaggacgggtggtagggacagagcatcgagtgacattatactgagtgcactatccgaaaattacctcgagcaattaaacagagaaccgactcgtggagataacatcttggacctactgataacaaacagacccgaacttttcgactctgtatgtacagaacagggaatcagtgatcataaggccgttgcagcatccctgaatatggaagttaataggaatataaaaaaagggaggaaggtttatctgtttagcaagagtaatagaaggcagatttcaggctacctaacagatcaaaacgaaaatttctgttccgacactgacaatgttgagtgtttatggaaaaagttcaaggcaatcgtaaaatgcgttttagacaggtacgtgccgagtaaaactgtgagggacgggacaaacccaccgtggtacaacaacaaagttaggaaactactgcgaaatcaaagagagctccactccaagtttaaacgcagccaaaacctctcagacaaacagaagctaaacgatgtcaaagttagcgtaaggagggctatgcgtgaagcgttcattgaattcgaaagtaaaattctatgtaccgacttgacagaaaatcctaggaagttctggtcttgcgttaaatcagtaagtggctcgaaacagcatatccagacactacgggatgatgatggcaatgaaacagaggatgacacgcgtaaagctgaaatactaaacacctttttccaaagctgtttcacagaggaagaccgcactgcagttccttctctaaatcctcgcacaaacgaaaaaatggctgacatcgaaataagtgaccaaggaatagaaaagcaactggaatcactcaatagaggaaagtccactggacctgacgggataccaattcgattctacacagagtacgcgaaagaacttgccccccttctaacagccgtgtagcgcaagtctctagaggaacggagggttccaaatgattggaaaagagcacagatagtcccagtcttcaagaagggtcgtcgagcagatgcgcaaaactatagacctatatctcttacgtcgatctcttgtagaattttagaacatgttttttgctcgcgtatcatgtcatttatggaaacccagaatctactatgtaggaatcaacatggattccggaaacagcgatcgtgtgagacccaactcgccttatttgttcatgagacccagataatattagatacagggtcccaggtagatgctatttttcttgacttccggaaggcgttcgatacagttccgcactgtcgcctgataaacaaagtaagagcctacggaatatcagaccagctgtgtggctggattgaagagtttttagcaaacagaacacagcatgttgttatcaatggagagacgtctacagacgttaaagtaacctctgccgtgccacaggggagtgttatgggaccattgcttttcacaatatatataaatgacttagtagatagtgtcggaagttccatgcggcttttcgcggatgatgctgtagtatacagagaagttgcagcattaggaaattgtagcgaaatgcaggaagatctgcagcggataggcacttggtgcagggagtggcaactgacccttaacatagacaaatgtaatgtattgcgaatacatagaaagaaggatcctttattgtatgattatatgatagcggaacaaacactggtagcagttacttctgtaaaatatctgggagtatgcgtgcggaacgatttgaagtggaatgatcatataaaattaattgttggtaaggcgggtaccaggttgagattcattgggagagtgcttagaaaatgtagtccatcaacaaaggaggtggcttacaaaacactcgttcgacctatacttgagtattgctcatcagtgtgggatccgtaccagatcggtctgacggaggagatagagaagatccaaagaagagcggcgcgtttcgtcacagggttatttggcaaccgtgatagcgttacggagatgtttaataaactcaagtggcagactctgcaagagaggtgctctgcatcgcggtgtagcttgctcgccaggtttcgagagggtgcgtttctggatgaggtatcgaatatattgcttccccctacttatacctcccgaggagatcacgaatgtaaaattagagagattagagcgcgcacggaggctttcagacagtcgttcttcccgcgaaccatacgcgactggaacaggaaagggaggtaatgacagtggcacgtaaagtgccttccgccacacaccgttgggtggcttgcggagtatcattgtagatgtagatgtagatcattatcagaacgcaacaacaaaacaccacgtcgaacaaaaagtctctccctgtgagcaaaaaatcggcgaaccaacgcatcctcgatccgtgactttgacaagggccattgcgtagcaacaaaacgcaaaactgtagcaaggacagggtcagcagctgtggctgtagctacacgacgaaaataaatcggaaacgattcgaccacgtcatcggtttctgaatcaatgaacatgcaagcaagttcggaagaatcgaatgctttatcctcagcaacaggcaaacgggacaacgcatcggcgtttccgtgcttagcagtggaccgatacgagatatcgtagtggtactgcgagaggaaaatagaccagcgaatgaatttttgcgctgtacgcggaggtacaggcttgttccgatgaaaaagcgatgtcaaaggtttgtggtccgtgatgatggtaaagtgacgaccatacaagaaatcatggaacttagtaacaccaaacacgagagccaaagcttctttctctatttgtgaataatttctttgtgcagacatgaacaatttggacgcaaaggcaatagggcgatcatgcgacccatctctgtgcgcaagcacagcaccgatcccgaaatccgatgcgtctaccatcaacaaaagcggtttctggggatcgaatggcgtaaggcaagtatttgaaagcaacgccgagttcaattggcgaaaggcgcgttcgcattccatcgtccagacgaacggaacacctttacagcgtaagcgatgaagcggagctgaaatggaagaggcactgCGCACAGTCacgcacaccttgtgattctaaatcgtgtaatgttcttgcgacctcatcacgcaatgcgtgaggaacattgcgcgctctgaaaaatttcggttgcgcgttgaatttcagttccaaatgtgcttcatagttctgagcgcaacctaagcccggtgcaaaaatgtctgcaaattcttcacacagacgagaaacactgtctgaaggcacagtctgattcactgataggacctgatttactatagacatgttaaacaactgaaataaatctaaaccaaacaagttcactgcagtagaagaacgaagaacgtaaaatgacacaagtttgtttgtcccttgtatgttgcaagaagagtgcactgtcctaacacagggatattttgacctgaatagctatttaacttaacagttgcagcacgcaacggaggtttgcccagttgtttgtacgtggcgtgattgatcaatgaagctgcagctccgg
This sequence is a window from Schistocerca serialis cubense isolate TAMUIC-IGC-003099 chromosome 7, iqSchSeri2.2, whole genome shotgun sequence. Protein-coding genes within it:
- the LOC126412976 gene encoding uncharacterized protein LOC126412976 — protein: MGDQIKRHGAVSVVDVLRHNVMLLRLSGAWPPEGARASRWSRLYPLYTASIFLSQGLCIAMGLLHAYESWGDTDSIMLTFVNTATLLGGVIKLAHFCSHVADYRQLVTDLRDVVRLQWPDCERDSELMATFSGSYRGALRLTFGMITYLHFVGPIWYVMPVVAWAMGAEGRHLPFIDLRGTVKENYSLYLLIYLVQCHSIFYWCFISPSLDMFFVTCMIHVAAQLSILNTRLTDNPEGNSSLKCFMYLPMPALQIFIYCYGGHELIDQGLGVSLSAYSCEWVGATRRDTSSLLMLMCRAQKPLQLTAGKLYPINRITFVSNPFECNLDTEPDETQLKLTDLQANNLLEEQYREGDLVAVGNYLM